The genomic window GCAGGATTTGCTTCGGGTCGAGCAGGTTCAGGCGACCTTCGAGATTTTCCTGGTCCAGGAGCAGGGCGCGGATGCTTCGGCTTGCAGAGCGTTTCAGACGAGCAGCAAGAAGGTTCAATGCTTCCCGGTGAGCGCGCTGCCCGCCTGGCCGACAAAGCCTTCGAAGCCGGGCCGCATTCCTTGACAAGGCGATCCGAGGGAGGTGAACTGCCTTTTGGCTGCTGCTCCTAAGCGAAAGGGAAAGTCGGGTGAGTTGCTCGCTTTCCCGTAAAAGTCGAAACCGGGCTGCCTCGACAATGCGAGCGCCCTTTTCTTCCACTCCCCGAAGAACATGTTCCACCCTGTCCACCAGGAAGGCCGCCACCGCTGTCGGGGTTTTCAGGGATCGGTGAGCAACCTCGTCGGCAATACTCCGGTCAATCTCGTGCCCGATTCCGCTCAGAACCGGCAAGGGAGAGTGGGCAATGGCCCGGGCCACGCCTTCCCGGTCGAAGGCGGCCAGATCCCCCCGGCTTCCGCCGCCGCGAATCAGCACCAGAACATCCACCGGGTCTTCTTCCCGTCCAAAGGCCTCGATTGCCGCCACAATGCCCGGCTCCGCTCCCTCTCCCTGCACGCGCGCGTCGCGGGCACGGATACGGAAAGCCAAGCCACTTTGCTCGATTTCCTTGAGGAAGTCGTGCCAGGCGGCACTCTCCAGACTGGTGATCAGGCCGATTTTCAGGGGAAGCTCCGGAAGGTCCAGGAGGGAATTTTTCTCCAGCAGACCCTCTTCGCGAAGTTTGCGGAGAACACGATCGCGGTCCAGCTTCTGCGCTCCCAGGCTGGCCTCCAGATCAATGTCCTCGACGATCAGGGAGAGGCTCCCGCCCGGCACATAATAATCCGGGCGAACCCGAAAGAAAACCTCCTGGCCGTCCAGCGAGGGGCCCAGTTCCTTAATGGCATGAAGCAGGGAGTTTCTTTTTCCGCGCCAGAGGATCATGCGCACCTGAGCGAGGATCTCTGTCTCGTCCTCGCGCTCCTGCAGGTCGAAGTAGACATGGCCCTGGCGGGCGTAGCTGCGATCAAAGCCGGAAACAAAACCCTGAATGCGAAAGGTTCCGAAACTTTTGAGCAGGCTCTTCACCTGCTCATTGAACTTCGAAACTGTCCAGGCGGGGGAAGCCTCCCCTGGCTCAGTAGGATCCTCCGCTTTGAAAATGTCCAGCTGCTCTTCCACTGTTCCTCCGCGGGGAAAAAGGGCGTTTCGCAGCACCCCGTCAAGACGGCTGCTTGCCAGCCTCGCACAGCAAGGACTATACTCCATTTTCTCTGCCGAAAGGAAGATGTGAGTTCCCTCAAGCATCCCGCTTCTCTTTTGATTCTCGATGGCTTCAGTCTGGGCGAAGCCTCCGACTTCAACGCCGTGCATCAGGCGAAGACCCCCCATCTGGACGCCCTCTTCGAGCGTTTTCCCTGGACCTGGCTGAAAAGCTGCGGGCGCGCCGTCGGGCTTCCCGAAGGGCTGATGGGAAATTCCGAAGTGGGTCACCTGAACATGGGAGCGGGGCGGATTGTCGACCAGGATGTCACCCGCATCGACAAGGCTATTAGCAGGGGCGAACTGGGGGGCAATCCCGTGTACCGTGACCTGCTCGATCATGTCGAATCGAAGGGAAGCACCCTGCACCTGCTCGGGCTTCTCTCTGATGGCGGGGTTCACAGCGCCTTTCGGCATATTGAAGCACTCATCGACCTTGCCCTTTCACGCAACATCCCGGTCCGCCTGCACGCCTTTCTCGACGGGCGCGACTGCCCGCCCCGCTCAGGGGCCGACTACCTCCGCCGGATCCGCGAGCAAAGAGGGGATTTCGCCATTTCCACGGTGGGCGGACGCTTCTGGGGAATGGATCGAGACAAGCGCTGGAATCGGGTGGAAAAACATTGGCGCTGCATTGTGGAGTCTGAAGGCCCCCGTGCAGACGACCCGGTGAGTGCCGTCGAAGCCTCCTACCGCAAGGACATCACCGACGAGTTCATGGAGCCGGTCTGCATTGAGGGGGTAAGTTGCCCCCTGCAAGACGGAGACGCGGTCTTCTTTTTCAATTTCCGGGCAGACCGGGGGCGGGAGATGAGCCACGCCCTCACAGAAAAGGACTTCGAGGGCTTTCAGCGAAGCCGTTTTCCCGAACTCCGCTTTGCCAGCATGACCGAGTACGATCGCACACTGCAAAAACCCCACGCCTTTGCCCCGCTTCCCCTCGAGGGGCTCTTTGCGGATGTCCTCGCCGAAGAGGGGCTGAAGAACCTCCGCTTGGCCGAAACCGAGAAGTACGCCCATGTCACCTTCTTCTTTAATGGAGGAGTGGAGCAGCCCTGGGACGGCGAAGACCGGATTCTGGTGCCCTCACCCGCCGTCAGGACCTACGACCTGCAGCCGGAAATGAGTCTTCCGGAGCTGACAGGGGGGTTTCTGAAAGCGCTACAGTCAAAGGAACATGACGCCCATGTTGTAAACATTGCCAACTGTGATATGGTCGGACACACGGGCAATCTCAAAGCTGCGATTGCGGCGGTGGAGGCCGTGGACCGGGCCATCGGGCAGATCCGGGAGGCGGTCTTTGACACGGGGGGATTTCTGCTTCTCTGTGCGGATCACGGCAATGTGGAGGAAATGTGGGACGGGGAGTCCGACAGTCCACACACCCGTCACAGCCTTTCTGATGTTCCCTTACTGCTGGCCGATCCCCGGAGTACAGGATCTCTTTCTCCCGGAATTCTCGCCGATATAATCCCCACCCTGCTCTCTCACGCAGGGCTTCACGCCTCCAGCCATATGAGCGGCAAGGATTTGCGCCGTTGAGCGGGCTTTTCATAATACCGTAATCCAGGTTACAGACCCTGCTCCGGCTTTCGTTTATGATTATCGAAACAAGCAGGGGAACGGCATTTTTGATTCCCCACTCTGGACAAGAGAAAGGGAAGCTGTTAGGATACATCCAGCGAAAGCGAAACATATAGAGCGTTAAGCTGCTCGTTCAGCGGACATTTAGAGCCCTCTCAAACCCACTCCTCAATGCCAGGTGTTTTGAAGGTTTTTTAATCCCTGATCGGGCAGTTTTTTTGCACACTTTTCTTGCATCAACATTCTGTTTTTACTATGTTCGAATCATCCTCTCCAAAGGGGGTTCTTTTTCAATTACATGTATCAAGGATGGGGTGCATATGAACTCGAAAGATTTGGGGAAGTCCCTTGAGGGACTGATCCTTGAAGTAAGTGAGAGAACAGCAAAGGCCGCCGTTCGGGAAATGCCGACCGCCGAAGATCTGAAACCGCTCGAAGAGCGGATCAGGAACATCGAGGCGACTCTCGGCCATATCCTGAAGAAGTCCGGTGGAAACCCCATGCGTAAATCCAACCGTGGACGCAAGCCGGGGCCGGTCCGCATCTGTAGCGATGAAAGCTGCACGCGGCCCGTCGTTGCCCGGGGTATGTGCAGCATGCACTACCAGCGTTGGCGGTCTACGGACGAGGACTAGCTGTTTTTTTCTGACCACGAAACCCGGGAGCCTGCGCTTCCGGGTTTTTTGTGTCGGGAACTCTCATGGCTTGTGCGCTCTGGGGCGGCTTTGTATCATAGCCCCTGCAGGCGCGATTAACGCGACCCGAATGGACACCGCAAGGAGTGTGAGCATGGGAATCACGAAGGTCTGGATCGATGAGGGCTGCACGGTTTGCAACCTCTGCGAAGATACGGCACCCGATGTTTTCGAGGTGACCGACGACACTTGCATCATCAAGGAAGGTGCAGATCTCGCCGCGAATGAGGATGAAATCCGCGAGTCCGTAGAGGCCTGTCCTGTTGAGGTCATCATCATCGAAGAAGACTAGCCTTTTTTCCGGACTTCTGTACACTCCGCCCGAAGCAGCTGCTTTGGGCGTTTTTTTAGGGGGAAAATGAAGGACTGGAGTGTTTCCGAACTGAAGGAAGTGGCTCGCCTGATCCGCCGCGATGTGCTGGTCATGACCCGCGTCGCAGAAAGCGGTCACCCCGGCGGGCCTCTTTCTGCCGCCGACTACATCACGGCGCTGTACTTCAGGGTTGCCCGGCTCGATCCCGCCAAGCCTGATTGGGAGGGCCGCGACCGGATCATCATTTCCAATGGTCACTGTTCCGCCTTGAACTACTCGGTCATGGCGCGTCGGGGCTACTTCGAGCCTTCGGAGCTTCTCAGCTTTCGGGTTACGGGAAGTCGCTTGCAGGGGCATCCCAATCGCCTGAAGTTGCCCGGTCTGGAAGCTTCCACGGGGAGCCTGGGCCAGGGACTGAGTCAGGGAGTGGGCATGGCGCTTGGGGCGCGGCTCGACGATCGGGACACAAGGATTTTCGTCAATGTCGGTGACGGAGAACTCCAGGAAGGTTCCTGCTGGGAGGCCATGATGTCGGCCGCCCACTATCGTTGCGAGCGGCTCTTCATGCTTGTGGACGACAACAATGCCCAGATTGATGGCTTCGTCTCCGATGTGATGGGCGTCCAGCCTCTCGACGATAAGATCCGCGCCTTTGGATGGAATGTGCTGGTCTGCGACGGTCACGACATGGAGGCCATTCTCTCCTCTTACGACAAGGCTCTCGCACTGGAAAACGGAAAACCGACAGCCCTGATCTTCAAAACGAAAATGATGTGCGGCGTGGCCAGCTTCGAGGACCAGCCCGGATGGCACGGGAAGCCGCTTGACGAGGAGAGCCTGACCATCGCGCTCAGGGAGCTGGGCTTTAATCAAAGCCCCTCGGAAGCCATCGCAGAGATTGGAGGGAGTCGATGAAGGATTTCTGGAAAGGCTACCAGGGCAAGGACTGGGAACTGACCCTCCCCCGGGAGTCCTTCGGCAGGACGCTCGTGGCGCTGGGCAAAGAGAACCCGCGAATCGTTGTCCTGGACGCAGACCTTTCCGCTTCCACGCTGACCAAATACTTTCACGCCGAGTTCCCGGAACGCTCTTTCGATATGGGCATCGCCGAGCAGGATCTCGTGGGCACTGCGGCCGGGTTGGCCGCCACGGGCTTTATCCCTTTCTGCTCCACCTACGCCATGTTTCTTGCGGGGCGAGCCTGGGAACAGATCCGCAACGCCGTTGCCTACAGTGGCTGGAATGTAAAGCTGGCCGCCGCACACGGGGGAATCTCCGTGGGAAAGGACGGCCCGACACACCAGTCGATGGAGGACATTGCCCTGATGCGCTCGATTCCGGGCATGACCGTAATCGTGCCCGCCGACGCGCATGAAACCGCGCGACTTGTCCGTTGGGCGGCCGACTACGACGGGCCCGTCTACTTCCGCATGGGCAGGGAGAAGGTTCCTGTGGTGACATCGGAGGACGATCTTTTCGAACACGGAAAAGCGATGACGCTGCGGGAGGGCGATGATGCAACGATCATTGCCGCCGGCCTGTTGGTGTCCAAGGCTCTCGAAGCCGCAGAGCTTCTTGAAAAGGATGGAATCAGTGCGCGGGTCTTGAACATGCACACGATCAAGCCTATCGACCGGGATGCCATTGCCAAGGCCTCCCGCGAAACCGGCGTGATCGTGACCGCCGAGGAACACAACCTGCATGGAGGTCTCGGAGATGCGGTCGCCCAGGTGGCCGTGCAAGAGGAACGGCCGCCCCGAATGCGCTATGTGGCCGTTCAGGATCGTTACATGGACAGCGGGCCACCGGAAGAACTCATGGAACTCGCCGGCCTGACTGCAGAAAACATCGCCCGCCAGGTTCATTCGGCACTGGCATCCGGATCCAAGGCCGCCCCTCTGGGTGGAGAAAGGACATCATGAAAAAAGGACTGATTTTCCTTAGCCTGCTCCTGCTTGTCGCAGCCCCCTCCAGCGCTCTTCTCCGCTTCGGCTTTCACGGGGGGCTGGATCAGAACGCACAGGCCGCCCTGACTTATTCTTTCACGGATGACCTTCTGGGTGGAGGAGTGGACATAGATGTCTCGGTAAGTGCCGACGAGATCGCAAATCCCTATGTCGGGGGTTTGCATCTGATGTTCGACGCGCTCCCGGTACTGGACTTCGAGCTGGGAGTAGAAGTCGCCGCCTCTCCCTACAAATTGAACTACAGCCATAGCGACGGTGTGGAGCCGGGAAGTGACTCCAGCGAATCTCTTGTCTTTGGGAGACTCTCTGCCTATGCCAGCGCGAAGTACACGATTGCCAAGCTTCCCACCCTGAAGTTGCAGGTCGGGGGAGGTGCGGGCTATCACATGATGACCCCCCTCTTCAGCGAAGCACTGCTCCGGACGGAAGTGGCAGAACACGGTAACTACACCCTTGATGTGCAGGACATCCTCGCGCGGCAGGCCGGACTCGGCTACCACGCTCTTGCGGCCCTTCGCATGGCTCCCGCCTTTTTGCCGGTCGCCTTGAACCTGGA from Candidatus Krumholzibacteriia bacterium includes these protein-coding regions:
- the xseA gene encoding exodeoxyribonuclease VII large subunit, translating into MEYSPCCARLASSRLDGVLRNALFPRGGTVEEQLDIFKAEDPTEPGEASPAWTVSKFNEQVKSLLKSFGTFRIQGFVSGFDRSYARQGHVYFDLQEREDETEILAQVRMILWRGKRNSLLHAIKELGPSLDGQEVFFRVRPDYYVPGGSLSLIVEDIDLEASLGAQKLDRDRVLRKLREEGLLEKNSLLDLPELPLKIGLITSLESAAWHDFLKEIEQSGLAFRIRARDARVQGEGAEPGIVAAIEAFGREEDPVDVLVLIRGGGSRGDLAAFDREGVARAIAHSPLPVLSGIGHEIDRSIADEVAHRSLKTPTAVAAFLVDRVEHVLRGVEEKGARIVEAARFRLLRESEQLTRLSLSLRSSSQKAVHLPRIALSRNAARLRRLCRPGGQRAHREALNLLAARLKRSASRSIRALLLDQENLEGRLNLLDPKQILQRGFSMSYDESGRLLRSAGEIDPGSSMTTRLADGSLLSEIRETRKEGDS
- the gpmI gene encoding 2,3-bisphosphoglycerate-independent phosphoglycerate mutase — protein: MSSLKHPASLLILDGFSLGEASDFNAVHQAKTPHLDALFERFPWTWLKSCGRAVGLPEGLMGNSEVGHLNMGAGRIVDQDVTRIDKAISRGELGGNPVYRDLLDHVESKGSTLHLLGLLSDGGVHSAFRHIEALIDLALSRNIPVRLHAFLDGRDCPPRSGADYLRRIREQRGDFAISTVGGRFWGMDRDKRWNRVEKHWRCIVESEGPRADDPVSAVEASYRKDITDEFMEPVCIEGVSCPLQDGDAVFFFNFRADRGREMSHALTEKDFEGFQRSRFPELRFASMTEYDRTLQKPHAFAPLPLEGLFADVLAEEGLKNLRLAETEKYAHVTFFFNGGVEQPWDGEDRILVPSPAVRTYDLQPEMSLPELTGGFLKALQSKEHDAHVVNIANCDMVGHTGNLKAAIAAVEAVDRAIGQIREAVFDTGGFLLLCADHGNVEEMWDGESDSPHTRHSLSDVPLLLADPRSTGSLSPGILADIIPTLLSHAGLHASSHMSGKDLRR
- a CDS encoding ferredoxin, which codes for MGITKVWIDEGCTVCNLCEDTAPDVFEVTDDTCIIKEGADLAANEDEIRESVEACPVEVIIIEED
- a CDS encoding transketolase, translating into MKDWSVSELKEVARLIRRDVLVMTRVAESGHPGGPLSAADYITALYFRVARLDPAKPDWEGRDRIIISNGHCSALNYSVMARRGYFEPSELLSFRVTGSRLQGHPNRLKLPGLEASTGSLGQGLSQGVGMALGARLDDRDTRIFVNVGDGELQEGSCWEAMMSAAHYRCERLFMLVDDNNAQIDGFVSDVMGVQPLDDKIRAFGWNVLVCDGHDMEAILSSYDKALALENGKPTALIFKTKMMCGVASFEDQPGWHGKPLDEESLTIALRELGFNQSPSEAIAEIGGSR
- a CDS encoding transketolase family protein, translating into MKDFWKGYQGKDWELTLPRESFGRTLVALGKENPRIVVLDADLSASTLTKYFHAEFPERSFDMGIAEQDLVGTAAGLAATGFIPFCSTYAMFLAGRAWEQIRNAVAYSGWNVKLAAAHGGISVGKDGPTHQSMEDIALMRSIPGMTVIVPADAHETARLVRWAADYDGPVYFRMGREKVPVVTSEDDLFEHGKAMTLREGDDATIIAAGLLVSKALEAAELLEKDGISARVLNMHTIKPIDRDAIAKASRETGVIVTAEEHNLHGGLGDAVAQVAVQEERPPRMRYVAVQDRYMDSGPPEELMELAGLTAENIARQVHSALASGSKAAPLGGERTS